Proteins co-encoded in one Populus trichocarpa isolate Nisqually-1 chromosome 10, P.trichocarpa_v4.1, whole genome shotgun sequence genomic window:
- the LOC7458140 gene encoding 16 kDa phloem protein 1 — translation MASGILEVLLVNAKGLGDTDFIGDMDPYVIVQYKSQERKSSVARGQGGHPVWNERLTFKVEYPGQAGEYKLSLKIMDKDTFSADDFIGEATIYVKDLLTSGVENGSAELHPCKYRVVSATQSYIGEIQVGVTFTLKEEKDYDGEEYGGWNQSSF, via the exons atGGCTAGTGGGATATTGGAAGTGCTGCTGGTGAATGCAAAAGGCCTTGGAGATACTGATTTCATAG GTGATATGGACCCATATGTTATCGTGCAATACAAAAGCCAAGAGCGCAAGAGCAGTGTAGCTAGAG GTCAAGGTGGTCATCCAGTTTGGAATGAGAGGCTCACATTCAAGGTAGAGTATCCAGGACAAGCTGGCGAATATAAGCTCAGTCTTAAAATCATGGACAAAGACACCTTCTCTGCCGACGACTTCATTGGTGAAGCCAC GATCTATGTGAAGGATTTGTTGACATCAGGAGTGGAAAATGGATCTGCTGAGCTACATCCCTGCAAGTATAGAGTGGTTAGTGCTACGCAATCATATATTGGAGAGATTCAAGTCGGTGTCACTTTTACCCtcaag GAGGAAAAGGATTATGACGGGGAAGAGTACGGCGGATGGAACCAAAGCAGTTTTTAG